A region of the Glycine soja chloroplast, complete genome genome:
TGCTGCTACTATGGTAGCCGCGGGAATTTTTCTTGTAGCTCGACTTCTTCCTCTTTTCATAGTTCTACCTGCAATAATGAACGGAATAGCTTTTATAGGTATAATAACGGTAGTATTAGGAGCTACCTTAGCTATTGCTCAACAAGATATTAAGAAAAATTTGGCTTATTCCACAATGTCTCAATTGGGTTATATGATGTTAGCTCTCGGTATGGGATCTTATCGAGCCGCTTTATTTCATTTGATTACTCATGCTTATTCAAAAGCATTGTTGTTTTTAGGATCTGGATCCATTATTCATTCAATGGAAGCTCTTGTCGGATATTCTCCAGCTAAAAGTCAAAATATGGTTCTTATGGGCGGTTTAACAAAACATGTACCAATTACAAAAACTTCTTTTTTAGTGGGTACGCTTTCTCTTTGCGGTATTCCACCTTTTGCCTGTTTTTGGTCTAAGGATGAGATTCTTAATGATAGTTGGTTGTATTCACCCATTTTTGCAATAATAGCTTGTTGTACAGCAGGATTAACTGCATTTTATATGTTTCGGATCTATTTACTTGTTTTTGAAGGATATTTAAACGTTCATTTTTTAAATTTCAATGGAAAAAAAAATAGTTCATTCTATTCAATATCTTTATGGGGGAAGAAAGAAGTAAAACAGAAATTAAAAAACAAAAATTTTTTCTTAGCTTTACTAAGAATGAAAAATAATGAAATGACTTCCTTTTTTATCCGGAAGATATATCCACATCGCATTAATCAAAATGTAAAAAACATAACTTGTCTTTTTTTTGATATTAATTATTTTGGCACTAAAAAAACTGCTTGTTTATATCCAAATGAATCGGACAATACTATGCGATTTTCTATCCTTGTTTTAGTGCTCTTTACTTTATTCGTTGGGACCATAGGAATTTCTTTCAGCTACAAAGGAATAGATTTTGATATATTATCAAAATGGTTAATTCCCTTTATAGACCTTTTACATAAAAATTCAAAAAATTTTGTGGATTGGTATGAATTTTTGACCAACGCAGCTTTTTCGGTGATTCTTACTTTTTTAGGAATATTTATAGCGTCTTTTTTTTACAAACCTGTTTATTCAGATTTACAAAATTTGAATTTATTAAATTTATTTGAAAAAAATGTTCTTAATAAAAAAGTTGCTGATTATTTTCAAAATGTCATATATGATTGGTCGTATAATCGTGGTTATATAGATGTTTTTTATGATATATCTTTAATTACGAGTGTAAGAAAATTAGTAAAATTCAATTATTTTTTTGATAAAAAAATAATTGATGCAATTCCGAATGGAATAGGTATTACAAGTTTTTTTATGGGAGAGGCCATCAAATATGTAGGAGGCGGGCGAATTTCTTCATATATTTTATTGTATATATTCTATATAGTAATCTTTATACTAATTTGGTATTTTTTATTTACTAATATTTAAATCGAAACAAATAAATATTTACTAATCTTATTAATATTGAACTTGGTAAAAAAAAGGGGTTTAATAACTGAAAAATAAGATTATGAAAGAAGATTCTTTGAATACTAAAATTACGTATTGAATTTGGATTCTTGTATCCATAATTCAAAAAGTTTTTGTGATTATTGCCGAAGAACTGAAATAAAAGATAGGGTAGAGCTATGACAGTTATTATATGGGGTCTACCCAATGCTAAATGCAAAGGCGCATAATAGATCGATATGAACATTATGAGCTGTCCCGTAATAAACCCAGTTGTTGCTGATATTTTCTTCTCGGTCCCTTCTTCCACAAGCCTAGCTCGAAGAAGGAAGAGATAAGAGGGCCCTATGGAAAATGTGGTCAGAAATCCATAATAGAGTCCGACCACAACTATCGAATTAATTATCTTCATGCATAAGAATACTAGATTATCCAGTATAAAAGATTGAAAAATCATCTCAAACCTCTCTTTTTCTTTTCTATTGCAATTTCTGGATTCTTTTTCTATTGCAATTTTTGGATTATTATATAACGATTTTTCAACTTTCCATTTTCCAGAATTTTCCATTTATAGAAATAGATAGACTAGAAACGACATCTCTTATCTCAATGACACCAAAGATAGGGATATTAAACGAATGGAATTAGTATATGGATGTAATATAATGAAATAGAGCCACTTTTGGGTTCCCTATGAAATGAGGCATGGAACGGAGCCACTGTGAAGAAGTTTTACGAGTTACGAAGGAAACTTCGAGCTCATATTGGTCATGGGTTGAGAACGGGAATTGAACTCTATGAGCTCGAATTTCCCGTTGTTCCTCAGTAGCTCAGTGGTAGAGCGGTCGGCTGTTAACTGACTGGTCGTAGGTTCGAATCCTACTTGGGGAGATTTTATTGATTCCGAAATCTGTAATTCGGAATGAATGGGTTCGCTTTGACCGTTAAGAAGAGTAGATAACTCGTTTTTCCCTTGTCTTTGTTTCTATTGCATTCTATCTCATCGTATCCCATTCTGTTCTGTTCTGCGATATTTGAGAATCGCCGTCAATACCTCGGTGTAGGTTCGGGATACTCCTTTGTTCCACAGTCCGGGGCTATTTAAACCAAACAATTAAGAATTATTAGATGTACTGGTACTAGCAATAGCAAGTGCATCTTTGATGCATTCATCAATTCTCCCGAGAAGCCACAATTACCACTAGCAAACATATTAATGACGAGGAACGCATTTTTGCTATGCTAATAATACTTTACTTGCTCTGCTATTCTGCCCAAACCTGGCTGAGGAAGCGTAAAACAAAAAAAAATGGGGATTAAAAGATTAGGACATACTGGATTTATTTAATAATATCCACGATTTATGAATCTTTTTTTTAATAAACAGAAAACAGTAAGGTAAGGCCATTCCATTTCTACAAAGTACTCACAAGTTCCATAGCTTTGGGTCCGCTAGCCCGATCATGATTTTCCTACCCCCAGAGGGAAAAATCCTTCCCTTTTTTGGCCGGTTGTGGGCGAGGAGGGATTCGAACCCCCGACACCGTGGTTCGTAGCCACGTGCTCTAATCCTCTGAGCTACAGGCCCCACCCCGTCATCTCCACTGGATATCTGTTCCCCGGAGTATCCTAAAAAATGGGAACATTTCCTCTCCCCAGCCTAAGAAGATGTGAAAGCGCCTCTCTCTATAAGAACGGTGCGTTCCGAGGTGTGAAGTGGGAGATAGGGGATTTCATAATTGGTTGGGGTTTTGAATAAGACGACCTTTTCATTTTTCATTCTTATTACTTTTTCAATATTGAAAAAGTAATAAGAATGAGAGGTGTTAAGCTTTTTATCATCCTGGCGCCGAGCTATTTTTCCGCAGGACCTCCCCTACAGTATCGTCACCGCAGTAGAGTTTAACCACCAAGTTCGGGATGGATTGGTGTGGTTCCTCTACGCCTAGGACACCAGAATATCGAACCATGAACGAAGAAAGGCATGAGATAAAAGCAAATATATTGGCTATTCATTGTGAGGCCCTAATTCTCGACTGGAGGGGACACCAAAGGCCTCTGCCCTTCCATCCCTTGGATAGATAGAGAGGAGGGGCAGAGTTTTTGGTTTTTTCATGTTGTCAAAGAGTTGAACAATGAAAATGGATGACTAGTGCCTGATCGAATTGATCGGATCATGTAGGAACAAGGTTCAAGTCTACCGGTCTGTTAGGATGCCTCAGCTGCATACATCACTGCACTTCCACTTGACACCTATCATTAATTAGAAACGGCTCGTCTCGCCGTGACCTTCTCTTGAATTCTCAAAACTTCTTTCGCTCCATCCCCGCTGGGGCAGAGAACCCATCGCTGTCTCGGCTGTGCTACCGGAGGCTCTGGGGAAGTCGGAATAGGAGAGCACTCATCTTGGGGTGGGTTTACTACTTAGATGCTTTCAGCAGTTATCCGCTCCGCACTTGGCTACCCAGCGTTTACCGTGGGCACGATAACTGGCACACCAGAGGTGCGTCCTTCCCGGTCCTCTCGTACTAGGGAAAGGTCCTCTCAATGCTCTAACGCCCACACCGGATATGGACCGAACTGTCTCACGACGTTCTGAACCCAGCTCACGTACCGCTTTAATGGGCGAACAGCCCAACCCTTGGAACATACTACAGCCCCAGGTGGCGAAGAGCCGACATCGAGGTGCCAAACCTTCCCGTCGATGTGAGCTCTTGGGGAAGATCAGCCTGTTATCCCTAGAGTAACTTTTATCCGTTGAGCGACGGCCCTTCCACTCGGCACCGTCGGATCACTAAGGCCGACTTTCGTCCCTGCTCGACGGGTGGGTCTTGCAGTCAAGCTCCCTTCTGCCTTTGCACTCGAGGGCCAATCTCCGTCTGGCCCGAGGAAACCTTTGCACGCCTCCGTTACCTTTTGGGAGGCCTACGCCCCATAGAAACTGTCTACCTGAGACTGTCCCTCGGCCCGTAGGTCCTGGCACAAGGTTAGAATTCTAGCTCTTCCAGAGTGGTATCTCACTGATGGCTCTGGCCCCCCCAGAAGGAGGCCTTCTTTGCCCTCCACCTAAGCTGCGCAGGAAAAGCCCAAAGCCAATCCCAGGAAACAGTGAAGCTTCATAGGGTCTTTCTGTCCAGGTGCAGGTAGTCCGCATCTTCACAGACATGTCTATTTCACCGAGTCTCTCTCCGAGACAGTGCCCAGATCGTTACGCCTTTCGTGCGGGTCGGAACTTACCCGACAAGGAATTTCGCTACCTTAGGACCGTTATAGTTACGGCCGCCGTTCACCGGGGCTTCGGTCGTCGGCTCCCCTGTCATCAGGTCACCAACTTCCTTGACCTTCCGGCACTGGGCAGGCGTCAGCCCCCATACATGGTCTTACGACTTTGCGGAGACCTGTGTTTTTGGTAAACAGTCGCCCGGGCCTGGTCACTGCGACCCCCTTTGTGAGGAGGCACCCCTTCTCCCGAAGTTACGGGGCTATTTTGCCGAGTTCCTTAGAGAGAGTTGTCTCGCGCCTCTAGGTATTCTCTACCTACCCACCTGTGTCGGTTTCGGGTACAGGTACCCATTTGTTGAAGGTCGTTCGAGCTTTTCCTGGGAGTATGGCATGGATTACTTCAGCGCTGTAGCGCCTGGTACTCGAACTTTGGCTCGAGGCATTTTCTCTACCCCTTATTACCCTGAAAAAGCAGGGGCACCTTGCGTCCTTGAACCGATAACCATCTTTCGGCTAACCTAGCCTCCTCCGTCCCTCGGGACCAACAAAGGGTAGTACAGGAATATTCACCTGTTGTCCATCGACTACGCCCTTCGGCCTGATCTTAGGCCCTGACTCACCCTCCGTGGACGAACCTTGCGGAGGAACCCTTGGGTTTTCGAGGCATTGGATTCTCACCAACGTTTGCGTTACTCAAGCCGACATTCTCGCTTCCGCTTCGTCCAGCACTGCTCGCGCGGGTCCTTCCCTCTAAGGCGGAACGCTCCCCTACCGATTCTTTTTTACATCCCACAGCTTCGGCAGATCGCTTAGCCCCGTTCATCTTCGGCGCAAGAGCGCTCGATCAGTGAGCTATTACGCACTCTTTCAAGGGTGGCTGCTTCTAGGCAAACCTCCTGGTTGTCTCTGCACCCCTACCTCCTTTATCACTGAGCGGTCATTTAGGGGCCTTAGCTGGTGATCCGGGCTGTTTCCCTCTCGACGATGAAGCTTATCCCCCATCGTCTCACTGGCCGACCTTGACCCTTGTTATTTTGAGGTCATATCTAGTATTCAGAGTTTGCCTCGATTTGGTACCGCTCTCGCGGCCCGCACCGAAACAGTGCTTTACCCCTAGATGTCTAGTCAACTGCTGCGCCTCAACGCATTTCGGGGAGAACCAGCTAGCTCTGGGTTCGAGTGGCATTTCACCCCTAACCACAACTCATCCGCTGATTCTTCAACATCAGTCGGTTCGGACCTCCACTTAGTTTCACCCAAGCTTCATCCTGGTCATGGATAGATCACCCAGGTTCGGGTCCATAAGCAGTGACAATTGCCCTGTGAAGACTCGCTTTCGCTACGGCTCCGGTGGTTTCCCTTAACCAAGCCACTGCCTATGAGTCGCCGGCTCATTCTTCAACAGGCACGCGGTCAGAGTCCCGAGCCTCCTCCCACTGCTTGGGAGCTTACGGTTTCATGTTCTATTTCACTCCCCGATGGGGGTTCTTTTCACCCTTCCCTCACGGTACTACTTCACTATCGGTCACCCAGGAGTATTTAGCCTTGCAAGGTGGTCCTTGCTGATTCACACGGGATTCCACGTGCCCCATGCTACTCGGGTCAGAGCGTAAGCTAGTGATGCTTTCGGCTACTGGACTCTCGCCATCTAGGGTGCAGCATTCTCTGCTGCTTCGCCTAGCAGCACGACACTTGTATAGCTCTCCCACAACCCCGTTTTCACGGTTTAGGCTGCTCCCATTTCGCTCGCCGCTACTACGGGAATCGCTTTTGCTTTCTTTTCCTCTGGCTACTAAGATGTTTCAGTTCACCAGGTTGTCTCTTGCCTGCCCGTGGATTCAGCAGCAGTTCGAAAGGTTGACCTATATCGGGAATCCCCGGATCTACGCTTATTTTCAACTCCCCGAAGCATTTCGTCGCTTACTACGCCCTTCCTCGTCTCTGGGTGCCTAGGTATCCACCATAAGCCTTTCTTCGTTTGAACCTCGCCCTTAACTTTAAGGCTATGCCATCCTAAGGTGCTGCTAGATGGAAGGATCTTATCAACGTCCATGAATGATAAATCATAGCATAGATCAAACTGCCGAATCGGAAAAATGGAAGTGCTATCATATAGCTTTGTATCGACTAAGTTCACGAGTTGGAGATAAGCGGACTCGAACCGCTGACATCCGCCACAGGGTAAACCACCGCCTCTCAGGCCCCGACTGATTCTACCATAGAGGCCAACGATAGACAATAACTCCCCCCCGAACACAGCTCACAACTTTCATCGTACTGTGCTCTCCAAAGAGCAACTCTTCTCAAAATCTCAAAAGGTGCTGAGTTGGAATCCCATTCTAACTAAGGATTCTTGTGGTTCCGGAGGATCCAGCTACAGGAGAACCGGGAACGGAGAGCTTCCCCCGCCCCCCTTTTTTTTCCGCCCGACTCTTTGCTCTTAAGAATACTGGTTTTTAAGAATGAGTGATTGCCCTTCTCCGACCCTTACTGTCCAACCTGAGAGCGGATAGCTAATGCGTTCCGCTTTTTGAACAGGGTTCTATGGTCGGTC
Encoded here:
- the ycf1 gene encoding hypothetical chloroplast RF19, whose protein sequence is MIFQSFILDNLVFLCMKIINSIVVVGLYYGFLTTFSIGPSYLFLLRARLVEEGTEKKISATTGFITGQLIMFISIYYAPLHLALGRPHIITVIALPYLLFQFFGNNHKNFLNYGYKNPNSIRNFSIQRIFFHNLIFQLLNPFFLPSSILIRLVNIYLFRFKY
- the ndhF gene encoding NADH-plastoquinone oxidoreductase subunit 5; amino-acid sequence: MEYTHQYSWIIPFIPFPVPMLIGVGLLLFPTATKYLRRMWAFPSILLLTIVMMFSLDLSIHQINNSSFYQYVWSWTINNDLSLEFGYLIDSLTSIMSILITTVGILVLIYSDNYMSHDQGYLRFFAYLTLFNISMLGLVTSSNLIQIYVFWELVGMCSYLLIGFWFTRPIAANACQKAFVTNRVGDFGLLLGILGLYWITGSLEFRDLFQIINNLIYKNEVNIFFLTLVALLLFCGSVAKSAQFPLHVWLPDAMEGPTPISALIHAATMVAAGIFLVARLLPLFIVLPAIMNGIAFIGIITVVLGATLAIAQQDIKKNLAYSTMSQLGYMMLALGMGSYRAALFHLITHAYSKALLFLGSGSIIHSMEALVGYSPAKSQNMVLMGGLTKHVPITKTSFLVGTLSLCGIPPFACFWSKDEILNDSWLYSPIFAIIACCTAGLTAFYMFRIYLLVFEGYLNVHFLNFNGKKNSSFYSISLWGKKEVKQKLKNKNFFLALLRMKNNEMTSFFIRKIYPHRINQNVKNITCLFFDINYFGTKKTACLYPNESDNTMRFSILVLVLFTLFVGTIGISFSYKGIDFDILSKWLIPFIDLLHKNSKNFVDWYEFLTNAAFSVILTFLGIFIASFFYKPVYSDLQNLNLLNLFEKNVLNKKVADYFQNVIYDWSYNRGYIDVFYDISLITSVRKLVKFNYFFDKKIIDAIPNGIGITSFFMGEAIKYVGGGRISSYILLYIFYIVIFILIWYFLFTNI